The Humulus lupulus chromosome 3, drHumLupu1.1, whole genome shotgun sequence genome window below encodes:
- the LOC133825069 gene encoding uncharacterized protein LOC133825069, translating to MTEESLKVPDEGATKTVRDKYEHWQVANNKSLYYMLNSMVDTLKTKMGNVKTTYKIMVQLQDMFSAKSVQTQLHGANIDEENKVGLILNSLSPAFMSFTKNYVMNKLNYGLMQLVNELLTFESIVGGPSKGGEKKTTVASIDPSKAEANQASSPKTGNKRKDGQNNNPRCLVPQFLLS from the exons atgactgaggaatccctgaAAGTTCCAGatgaaggagctaccaagactGTTAGAGACAAATATGAGCATTGGCAGGTAGCTAATAACAAATCACTGTACTACATGTTGaatagtatggtcgacactctcaagaccaAGATGGGGAATGTCAAGACAACCTACAAAATCATGgttcagctccaagacatgttcagTGCGAAGTctgtgcagactc AACTGCATGGAGCAAATATAGATGAGGAGAATaaagtcggcttaatcctcaacagtctctctccagctttcatGTCGTTCACCAAaaactatgtgatgaataaactcaactatggtctgatgcagctCGTGAACGAGCTTTTGACTTTCGAGTCTATCGTGGGTGGACCAagcaagggaggagaaaagaagactactgtTGCTTCTATTGATCCatctaaggctgaagctaaccaagcttcgtctccGAAAActggaaataagaggaaagatggacaaaacaacaaccccaggtGCCTTGTCCCacaatttttacttagctag